The proteins below are encoded in one region of Acidobacteriota bacterium:
- a CDS encoding sigma-54 dependent transcriptional regulator: MTKSTEVPTSSERLDIIVAEDDRSLLPMIVDYLSKLGHRVRSASCGERALEMLSQQPADALVTDLKLPEMTGQDLLRQAREHFPGLVVIVMTGFATIHSAVEAMRYGASDYLPKPFAMAQLKLALERAVAHRKLQEENSRLRTRIHQLTSFDRIIGKSPAMQRVFRLLEKVCQVDSTVLISGESGVGKELIVQALHYRHPLRKNGKLIPVHCGAIPDNLIESELFGHVKGAFTGAERDKPGRFEMADGGTLFLDEIGTMKPDLQVKLLRVLQTRQVQRVGGTKSIPVDVRVVAASNEDLKAKVERGEFREDLYFRLCVIPIYVPPLRERRSDIPLLAAHFTAKYASRNQLPAKEITQEAMRALTRHDWPGNVRELENAIEFATVMSAGRTVIEVSDLPIEISEAPQATAIPFQVTEEGLDFRSVVSEVEKNLILQSLELTGGNKARAAQLLALKRTTFVEKLKRIAQDEVLM, encoded by the coding sequence GTGACCAAATCAACCGAGGTACCGACCAGCTCAGAACGTCTCGATATCATCGTTGCCGAGGACGACCGGTCGCTGCTTCCCATGATCGTCGATTACCTCTCCAAGCTTGGTCACCGGGTCCGCAGCGCCTCGTGCGGGGAACGGGCCCTGGAAATGCTCTCCCAGCAGCCGGCGGACGCCCTGGTCACCGACCTCAAACTGCCCGAAATGACCGGGCAGGACCTCTTGCGCCAGGCCCGCGAGCACTTTCCGGGCCTGGTGGTGATCGTGATGACCGGCTTCGCCACGATCCACTCGGCGGTGGAGGCCATGCGCTACGGGGCCTCGGACTACTTGCCCAAGCCCTTTGCCATGGCCCAGCTCAAACTGGCCCTCGAACGGGCCGTGGCCCACCGCAAGCTCCAGGAGGAAAACTCCCGCCTGCGGACCCGGATCCACCAGCTCACCAGCTTCGACCGGATCATCGGCAAGTCTCCCGCCATGCAGCGCGTGTTCCGCCTGCTCGAAAAGGTCTGCCAGGTGGACTCCACCGTGCTGATCTCCGGAGAGAGTGGCGTGGGCAAGGAACTGATCGTCCAGGCGCTGCACTACCGGCACCCGCTGCGCAAGAACGGCAAGCTGATCCCCGTGCACTGCGGGGCGATTCCCGACAACCTGATCGAGTCCGAACTTTTCGGCCACGTCAAGGGGGCGTTCACCGGCGCGGAACGAGACAAGCCGGGTCGCTTCGAGATGGCCGACGGCGGCACCCTCTTCCTCGACGAAATCGGCACGATGAAGCCGGATCTTCAGGTCAAGCTGCTACGCGTGCTGCAGACCCGCCAGGTGCAACGGGTTGGCGGCACCAAGTCGATTCCCGTGGACGTCAGGGTCGTAGCGGCTTCCAACGAAGACCTCAAGGCCAAGGTCGAGCGGGGTGAGTTCCGGGAAGACCTCTATTTCCGGCTTTGCGTGATCCCGATCTATGTCCCCCCCCTGCGGGAACGGCGCAGTGACATCCCCTTGCTGGCGGCCCACTTCACCGCCAAGTACGCCAGCCGCAATCAGCTGCCGGCCAAGGAAATCACCCAGGAAGCCATGCGCGCCCTGACACGCCACGACTGGCCGGGTAACGTGCGGGAACTGGAGAACGCCATCGAGTTCGCCACGGTGATGTCGGCGGGCAGGACGGTCATCGAAGTCTCCGACCTGCCGATCGAGATCTCCGAAGCTCCGCAGGCGACGGCCATCCCCTTCCAGGTCACCGAGGAGGGCCTCGATTTCCGCAGCGTCGTCTCGGAGGTGGAGAAGAACCTGATTCTCCAGAGCCTCGAACTGACCGGCGGCAACAAGGCCCGCGCCGCGCAACTGCTGGCGCTCAAGCGCACCACCTTCGTCGAGAAGCTCAAGCGCATCGCCCAGGACGAAGTGCTGATGTAG
- a CDS encoding flagellar protein FlaG has product MREVAEDIGRRLTEVQERGYLRELRFDYEHVEEGVFQLKVLDARTDKVLRTIPSEEQIEFAKKLERFLGMLIDETA; this is encoded by the coding sequence ATGCGAGAAGTCGCGGAAGACATCGGAAGGCGCTTGACGGAGGTCCAGGAACGTGGATATCTCCGCGAGCTGCGTTTCGACTATGAACATGTAGAGGAAGGAGTGTTCCAGCTCAAGGTTCTCGATGCGAGAACCGATAAGGTTCTACGGACGATCCCCAGCGAGGAGCAGATCGAGTTTGCCAAGAAACTCGAGCGCTTTCTCGGCATGTTGATCGACGAAACGGCTTGA
- the fliD gene encoding flagellar filament capping protein FliD → MPLGSVQFGQGFASGMDYRAIIDAVLQAGRVPIDSIQDRIDTFERAKSSFSQFSGLLDDFVSKLEGLDDSAKLAGRSTSLSSSDALTAKATSKASAGSYQINVTQIAQAHRVRSDGLSDRYSPLVTDGTITIQAGGNNLITVNVSSANGNNSLQAIADEINNADEGVIATVINDGTSDILVVRSEETGTTHSLTITDTTNLNLDTAGNELQAAQDAVLDVDGVSITSSSNSVTGAIQGVTLSLTGTTSSAVTLTVSEDTETAKKSLQEFVDAYNEVNDYFDQQFGTPEFRAASAVAGSLTVRQVQLDLQSIVTGSVTGIPSGKLSSLSELGITFADDGTGRLEFEGSKFDALVDAGRFDEIAAVLMSTGSTTDSSVVFDSASSRTVAGTYAVTVTQAAERADVAGSTAIAAGGLSQAENLTIELNSSSLNVALAAGDTITDVVSKINSAFELNGMAATAYSSSGVLHIRADDYGDDYTIRVTSDVADLADGNSTGIGTTQLTDTGIDVAGSIGGQAAQGIGQQLIGADGTNMDGLIVTVYATAASITAKGGNFGTVGYSAGVIESFNDKIDGLTDPYEGVLKSIQDSYDDSIDVAERRIEALEAALARKEELMVRQFSAAEQAIAQLQQLQASLTSVPR, encoded by the coding sequence ATGCCTTTGGGCTCCGTGCAGTTTGGACAGGGCTTCGCTTCCGGTATGGACTACAGGGCGATCATCGATGCCGTCCTGCAGGCCGGGCGTGTCCCGATCGATTCGATCCAGGATCGCATCGACACTTTCGAGCGTGCCAAGAGCTCCTTTTCGCAGTTCTCCGGCCTTCTCGACGATTTCGTCTCCAAGCTCGAGGGCCTCGACGACAGCGCCAAGCTCGCGGGTCGCTCGACGTCCCTCTCTTCTTCGGATGCCCTGACCGCGAAGGCCACTTCCAAGGCGTCTGCCGGATCTTACCAAATCAATGTGACCCAGATCGCCCAGGCGCACCGGGTGCGTTCGGATGGACTGAGCGATCGCTATTCGCCCCTGGTCACCGATGGGACGATCACCATCCAGGCCGGGGGAAACAACCTGATTACCGTCAACGTCAGCTCGGCCAACGGGAACAACTCGCTCCAGGCCATCGCGGACGAAATCAACAACGCCGACGAAGGCGTCATCGCGACGGTCATCAACGATGGGACCAGCGACATCCTCGTCGTGCGTTCGGAAGAGACCGGAACGACCCACAGCCTGACCATCACCGATACGACCAACCTCAATCTCGATACCGCGGGTAACGAATTGCAGGCCGCCCAGGACGCGGTGCTCGACGTGGACGGCGTCTCCATCACCTCGTCGAGCAACTCCGTCACCGGAGCGATCCAGGGAGTGACCCTCTCCCTGACCGGCACGACGTCTTCGGCAGTCACGCTGACTGTCAGCGAGGACACGGAAACGGCCAAGAAGTCGCTCCAGGAGTTCGTCGACGCGTACAACGAGGTGAACGACTACTTCGACCAGCAATTCGGCACTCCCGAGTTCCGCGCCGCCTCCGCGGTCGCCGGTTCGCTGACCGTACGCCAGGTGCAGCTCGACCTGCAGTCGATCGTCACCGGCAGTGTCACGGGCATTCCGAGCGGCAAACTCTCTTCACTTTCGGAGCTGGGCATCACCTTCGCCGATGACGGGACCGGCCGTCTCGAGTTCGAGGGATCCAAGTTCGACGCCCTGGTCGATGCGGGGCGCTTCGATGAAATCGCCGCTGTGCTGATGTCCACCGGCTCGACCACGGACAGCTCTGTTGTCTTCGACAGCGCCAGCTCTCGCACGGTGGCGGGCACCTACGCGGTGACCGTGACCCAGGCTGCGGAAAGGGCCGACGTGGCCGGATCGACGGCGATCGCCGCGGGCGGCCTCAGTCAGGCCGAGAATCTGACGATCGAGCTCAACAGCAGCTCGCTCAATGTGGCCCTGGCCGCGGGCGACACGATCACCGACGTGGTCTCCAAGATCAACAGTGCCTTCGAGCTCAACGGCATGGCCGCCACGGCCTATTCCTCCTCCGGCGTACTTCACATCCGGGCGGACGACTACGGTGACGACTACACGATCCGCGTCACCAGCGACGTGGCCGATCTGGCGGACGGCAACAGCACCGGCATCGGCACGACCCAGTTGACGGATACCGGTATCGACGTGGCCGGCAGTATCGGTGGCCAGGCGGCCCAGGGAATCGGCCAGCAGTTGATCGGGGCCGATGGGACCAACATGGACGGGTTGATCGTCACGGTCTATGCCACGGCGGCCTCGATCACGGCCAAGGGCGGTAATTTCGGCACGGTAGGCTACAGTGCCGGTGTCATCGAGTCCTTCAACGACAAGATCGACGGCCTGACCGACCCTTACGAGGGGGTCCTCAAGTCGATCCAGGATAGCTACGACGATTCGATCGATGTCGCAGAGAGGCGGATCGAGGCCCTCGAGGCGGCGCTGGCCCGCAAGGAAGAACTCATGGTCAGGCAGTTTTCGGCTGCTGAACAGGCCATCGCCCAGCTCCAGCAGCTTCAGGCGTCACTGACCAGCGTTCCGAGATAG
- the fliS gene encoding flagellar export chaperone FliS → MNQFMLTQKARQAYQATQIEADDPMGLVVRLYDGMIGFLHRGADALAGGDPARAAEPIRRATDIVGELQAVLNIDAGGEVAVNLDRIYSYCRRQIMQAHLDKDPAGLREVAELLTPLRDAWAEAREKQMAEAMAVTP, encoded by the coding sequence ATGAACCAGTTCATGCTCACCCAGAAGGCCCGGCAGGCCTACCAGGCGACCCAGATCGAAGCGGACGATCCGATGGGTCTCGTGGTTCGTCTCTACGACGGTATGATCGGCTTCCTCCACCGCGGGGCCGACGCCCTTGCCGGCGGTGACCCTGCCCGCGCCGCCGAGCCGATTCGGCGGGCCACCGACATCGTCGGAGAACTCCAGGCCGTGCTGAACATCGACGCCGGCGGAGAGGTTGCCGTCAACCTGGACCGGATCTACTCCTATTGCAGGAGGCAGATCATGCAGGCCCATCTCGATAAGGATCCCGCCGGACTGCGGGAAGTCGCCGAATTGCTGACGCCCCTGCGGGATGCCTGGGCCGAGGCCCGGGAGAAGCAGATGGCCGAGGCGATGGCGGTCACGCCGTGA